A genomic region of Arachis hypogaea cultivar Tifrunner chromosome 5, arahy.Tifrunner.gnm2.J5K5, whole genome shotgun sequence contains the following coding sequences:
- the LOC112800566 gene encoding F-box protein At5g67140 produces the protein MEGAECECEIDRLPIDLLAHIFVLLTSFTDLAQASSVCKKWKQGVKESLARRRYLSFAGWKMDDDSTARLVRYAYNLTKLDIPRSRWGCQITDTGLVRISSAKCVINLKSISLWGLTGITDEGVIHLISRTRSLEHLNVGGTFITDESLFAIATSCPNLKTIVLWSCRQVTESGLFALVDKCPKLKSMNVWGTRVPVDSLKNLLITSPTLQIKL, from the exons ATGGAAGGAGCAGAGTGCGAGTGTGAGATTGATCGGTTGCCAATTGACTTGTTGGCTCATATCTTTGTTCTCTTAACCTCCTTCACTGATTTGGCACA agcAAGCAGTGTTTGCAAGAAATGGAAGCAAGGGGTGAAGGAATCTCTGGCTCGGAGACGCTACCTCAGCTTTGCCGGTTGGAAGATGGATGATGATTCCACCGCTCGCCTCGTTCGCTATGCCTACAACCTCACTAAACTCGACAT ACCAAGAAGCCGCTGGGGATGCCAAATAACTGATACTGGACTTGTCAGAATTTCTTCGGCAAAGTGTGTCATCAATCTCAAATCCATATCACTCTGGGGTTTGACTGGCATCACAGATGAAGGTGTTATTCATCTG ATATCAAGAACTAGATCCTTAGAGCATCTCAATGTTGGTGGTACATTTATCACTGATGAATCACTCTTTGCAATAGCAACAAGTTGTCCAAATTTGAAG ACTATTGTGCTGTGGAGCTGCCGTCAAGTAACTGAGAGTGGTCTTTTTGCCTTAGTTGATAAATGCCCCAAACTGAAATCAATGAATGTATGGGGAACAAGAGTTCCTGTGGACAGCCTTAAAAACTTGCTTATTACAAGTCCAACTCTTCAGATTAAATTGTAA